The segment GCTTCATCTCAGGAAATAGAGTGAGGCAAGAACTCCCGCTACCAGGCAGTACACTCCGAAATATTCAAAGGCGCCCCTCCTCACAAGACGAAAGAGCGCCAACACAGAAAGGCACCCGAATAGAAAAGAGGATATGGCCGAGGCAATAAGGTACGCCGGAGCTATTACCTCCGCCTGCGAAATCTTTGGAAGCTCAACAACGGCGGCACCAGCGATGGCAACAATCGAAAGGAGAAAGGACATCTTGAGCGCTGTCTCCCGCCGCAATCCCAAGAGAATACCGGTTCCAATCGTCGAGCCGGAACGCGAAATCCCAGGCAATATCGCGACAGCTTGGGCAAGCCCGACGTAAAGCCAGTCCCGCTTTCTCGCTTCCCTTCCCTCTCCTGATTTCCGTCTTGTCACGAGAAGGAACACACCGGTGAGAAAAAGAGCTATTCCCGCGAAATCCGGCTTCGAAAAGGTACTCTCCAATGCTGATTTGAATGTAAGCCCTATGATTACCGCAGGCAGTGTGCCAACTATGATTCCA is part of the Candidatus Eisenbacteria bacterium genome and harbors:
- a CDS encoding undecaprenyl-diphosphate phosphatase: MTLFQGLLLGAIQGTTEFLPVSSSAHLVFAKSIFGIRTAGASLEVALHLGTLLSVLVLLRKDVVGILAYLFSSRRKKRAHGIDERERVLGIIVGTLPAVIIGLTFKSALESTFSKPDFAGIALFLTGVFLLVTRRKSGEGREARKRDWLYVGLAQAVAILPGISRSGSTIGTGILLGLRRETALKMSFLLSIVAIAGAAVVELPKISQAEVIAPAYLIASAISSFLFGCLSVLALFRLVRRGAFEYFGVYCLVAGVLASLYFLR